ACCACGGCAACCACGGTCGTGGCCAGCTTCGCCCGCCACAGCAGTTGATCTCGCAATTGCTGCACGGGCGCCACCGCGGCCTCGTAGCGCTCCTGCACCAGCACCGCCCAGCCCGTGTCGCGAACGCCCAGACGCTTGCGGGTCAGCACTTCGACCGGTTCGATGGCGGCCAGCCATCGTTCGTCCGCTTCGCCCTCCAGCGGATCGTGGTAATCGTCGATCCACGCCAACTCGTTCGTTTGCACGGCCTCAGCGGGATCGTCGGGGTGCGGTTCGCGACGCAGGCGACGCAGACGCTCCAGATCGGCCAACGTGCCGGGCGGCAGATAGAGACGCTCGGCCGCTCGGTCATCTTGCTCCCTCAACGGCTTCAGGCCAGGATGCTCCAGGATGGCGCCCCGCAGGCCGGCTTCGTCCTTGCGGCTGTCGATCAGCACGGGAAGTTGATTGTTGCCCGAACGCTCGTCGGCCCGCAACTCGGCAAAGTGCCCAAGGCCGACGGAGTGGCACAGGACGCCGATCACCCGGCGGCCGTCGACGTCGTCCGGTTGGTCATAAATGGGCACCGAGAGTGCGACGGTGCGTTCGTGCGTCGCCTCGCTGGTGAAAACAATCGAAAGGTGCGGCGCGTTCAACGGTCCGGGCTGCGCATTGCGCGGCAAATCGCGCCCTTGACCGTGAAAATAATCGCGAAAGGCGTATTCGCCGCCGAGGGTGTTTTCCTTGATCGGGCTGCGGGCGAGTTGCATGCCTCGTCGATCGAGAACGTACCAACTGTCGGAATCGGCCAGCACGTGGTCGCGATCGAGCCGCTCCAGCAGTTCCTGCAAGTCGCGCCTGGCGGTCGGGTCTCGCCCGGCGGCGGCAGCCTGAAACACCGTGCGGAACGCATCCTCAGATGCGACGCGTTCCAGGATGCGCCAGCGTTGGTCGAGTTCGCGGGCCACGGTCTCGGCCACGAACTGAGCGGCAAAACGGTCGGCTTCCAAGGCGCGGCGGGTCAAGGCGTCGCGCGAGTCATCCAGCGCCGTCTCGAATACGTTGTAGCCGAACAGCGAAACGATCGACAGCAATACGAACGGTCCGACCAGGCCGAGTACCAGCAACGGCCGCCGCGACCGCCGCGCGTTGCGCGAGTGCAGCGCGTCGATGACCGCCTGCGGATTCGCAAAACGCCTGTGCGGATCGACCGCCAAACAGCGGTGGACGATCTCGGTCAACGCCCGGTCGACGCCCGACAAGTGCCGGTGCAGCTTCAGCCGCGGCGCTTGTTCGATAAACTGGCGGTAACGCGACAACTGCTCTTCCAGTCCCTCGGCCTGCTGAATGTAGGCCAGCGCTTTGTCGCTGCGGTGCGGCGCGTTGCCCGTCAGCATGGCGTAGAGCAGGGCGCCCAAGGCATACACGTCCCAGCGAGCGTCGGGCACGGCCTTCAAGTCGGCCTGTTCCGGCGCCATGTAAAACAAGGTGCCCAGCGACGGCGACTGTTCGGTCGAGAGCCGCGACTGGCCGAAATCGGCCAGCCGAGGGTGCCCGTCCTGGTCGAGCAACACATTGGCGGGCTTCAGGTCGCAGTGCAGAATTCCCTTGCCGTGGGCGTGGACCAGTCCGATGGCCACGTCGCGGAACAGGTCGACCGCGTCGTGCATCGGAAGCGGCCCGGCATTCAGCCGGTCGGCCAACGAGCCGCGGTCCAGGTACTCCATCACAAAATAGGGCGGATCGCTGTCCCAGCCGACTTCGATGAGCTGCACCACGTAACGGTCGGCGAAGAGCAGCGCCAGCCGCTCGACTTCGCGGGTGAGCACGGCCCAGTCGAGACCGCCGCGGTGCAGGTAGAACTTGATCGCCACGCGGCGGCCCGTGTTGGTATCGACGGCCACCCACACCTGCCCGTAGGCCCCGGCGCCCAAGAAGCGTTCTGCCCGATAGCCCGGCACCTGCAGCGGCGGGCGCGTCGGATGCAGGCTTCGCTCGCGGGCGCGACGCAGATCTTCATCACTCTGCGTGAGTGTGCGATCGAAACCGGCATCGGACGACATACGGCTTAGAACTCCAGTTTACGGAAGGCCCGGCAGCCGAGCCGCATCGGTACGATCGTGGCAGCCAGTCCCAAAAGGATGCTGGCTGCCAACCCCAGGCCCACGAGTTGCCCCAAGCGTTCCTGGGGCACGCGCCAGTGGGCGAGGCCGTTGGCGGCCAGGTAGAAATGACAAGGAACCGCCGTCATCATGACGATGGCCGCGACATAAGCCGTGCTAAGGATGAGATTCAGCGTGCCGCCAAAGCCGGCGGCGATGCGCGACGGCGATTCATCGCGCAGGTTCGGCATCTTGGCCCCAAGCCCCACGGCGATGCCCGCAAGCCCGACGCAAAACAGGACGCAGGCCAGCACGTGTACCGCCAGCACCAGCGGAGCGACGCGGAGCATGGTGTCGCTGAGCACGACCAGCAGCGTGCTGGGCACGATCGAGCCGGCGACGGCGAACAGGAACTTGCCCAACAAGATCGTGTCGCGACGCACGGGCAGCAGGCCGAGAATCCAAAACCGCCGGCCCTCGAGGCTGATCATCGGAAATATGAACCGTGTGGTAAACGTCGACAAGATCAGGCCCACCACCGAGAGGTTCAAGAAACTGATGATATGTACCCAGTTGACGTAGTTCACATCATAGCTGAGTCGCCGGATGTTGAGAAAATAGAGCGCCAGCAGGCCGAAAAAGATCAAGAATTGCAGCCATTGCACGGGATCGCGACGGAACAGCCGGAGGTCTTTCACGATCAGCAGCCGCATCTGTGGAGTGAGGAAAAAGGGCAGTCGTTCGATCAACTGGTCGATGGCCTTGGCCCGCGGACGTTTGTTGCCCGACAGATCGGTGTGCAGCGAGTGGTAGGCAGCGCGGTAGATCCGCCCCGACAGCCAGAGGGCGATTTGGTGCAGGAGCAGGGCGTTGGAGAGCGTCAGCGAAAGAAACTTGAAGCTTTCGGCCATGGCCGCTCGCCGGCTGTCGGTGTCGAGACTGGCCTGGGCCGCTTCCAGCAGACCCGAGCTCAGCCACCAGCTTGGCAGCAACCGGGCCTCGCTGAACCGCAGGCGGCCGAGCATCTCTTGGAACCAGCCGGGCGTCAGCAGATCGCTTTCCGAGCGGTGCGTCGCATACCAGACCGCCATGGTCACCAGGCCGCCCAGGGCCGCCACCGCCGCCGTGCCGATCGCCAGCGAACGCAGCTTTCGCCGCGGGAGCCACCGCACCAGCACCAGCGCCGCGATGGCGCCCAAGCTGCCGGGGATGTAGGCAAAGCCAATCAGGTAAGGCAGCAGCACGGTGAAGAAATACCAACCGGAGTGCTCGACCGAACCATACGCCACCAGCATGGGACTGCCCAACAGCAAAAAGCCCCAACTGCTGAACAGCATCGCCTCTTGGAATTTATGCAAGAAAATTCGCTCGCTTCGCACCGGAAGCGAAAACAAGAACTGTACCTCGGCCGAGCGGAACAGGCCGCCGTAGATAATGATGCCGGTGGAGACGACCAACATCAGCGTGAGCGAAGCGAAAAAGATGCTGAACACGGCGCGTGCGGTGTCGTCGTGCGTCACGCGGTCGGGAATCATGACGCTGAGAAATTGAAATCCCTCGACGAACAATTCGAACAGGCAGAGCCACAGGACGCCCGTCAGCAGCGTGACCAGCGAGACGCGCAGCCGCGACTGCCGCAATGCTTGCCGCAAATGGTTGACGAACAGCCGCTGCCGCAGCCAACGAAACAAGCGTGCCTCGTCGGGCACCGAAAGACGGTCGACGTTGAACCACCGGCTGTGCATGCCGCTATTTTACCAGGACGCGCAGGGTGGGCGAGTGCTGCGATGCAAAGCACTTGCGGAAAACGAGCTCCGCGCGAAGACAAGTTCGGTAAAGCTTCGCCTAACCCGGCACGCAGGTGCCGTACACCAACCCGAAGCGCCAGCGAGGAACGTGAAAAAGAGGCAAAACCTCGCTTGCGCTTCGGGTTAGTGTGAAAATGGGAACGGGTTCGGCGAAGCTTTACCAAGTTCGCGTCGTAAGCCGAAAGGACATACGGCTTTCCGCCCCTGCGGAAAAACTCCGGCAGGGTCGCCAGCCACCGGCCACGAACCCTTGGACGCCACCCACCGCCAGAAGGTTCCCCCATTCGCTTGCCACAGGGCACGGACGACCGACCACCGGCCCGCTTTTTTTCCCGTCTGCCAGCAATACGCTTGGCGACCGTCAAAAAAATCCACCCCAGCAATGATTCCACGCAAAAAGCCCACCGTTGAAACCAACGATGGGCTTATGTAGAACTCAAGTCGGGGCGACTGGATTCGAACCAGCGACCTCTACGTCCCGAAAATACCTGTTCACTCGCTGAAAAACCAAAATTCTCCGAGGAATGTACGCATTTTATGCGACTTTCCTTGCGTTTGCAAGCCATCGTACGGAATTGCGTTTTTCATCGGCAAATAGCGGTATTCCGGTCCAGTCGCCGCGCGCAAAACGGTACATACTCGTTTGCGCCGGAGCGTCGTTTTTTGCTCCGCCAGCCGGCGCCAAGCTGGCCGGCAACCGATCGGCGCAAAACGGTACATACCGTTTTGCGCCAGGCGGACGCCTACGGCCGCATTAGACGCATCGCACGGCCGCCTGACGTTTGGGCCGTTCGCCGGCCAACGTCGTCGCCTTGCCAATTCTGGCGCATTCGTGGTTGGCCAAGCGGGGCTGACGTGTCCCGCATAACGCGGTTCGCAACGGATTCGGCCAGAGTAAAAGTCGGCCGGGGGGGGCACGCTTCGCCGGCCGCAAGTCCCACGGTGGCAGGCCGCTACGTTGGCCTTACTGCCGCTGGGCATCGCGAATCCACCCGCGATGCAACCGCTTAACGTCACGCATCGACGTGCCAAGCCGTTCGGCCAAGCGGGAATAGAGCCAATCACGCTGGTGGCTTTCTTGGCAACTCTTGTAGGTCAAGTTATGGCAATGGCGGCAACCGAAGTATCGGCCGCGGAGATAGAGTTTGCGGGCGCGGCGGTTGCACGCCACGCCATTGACCGCCAACGGGCAACGGTCCCACCAGCGAACGCCCCCGAAGTGCGGCCGGGTCGTTTCCAAGCGCACGGGAATAACGACGTGTTCCTTGGCTTCGCCCCAAGCGTAGTCAAGCACAAGCCAAAGCTGGCCCCCGTGGCGTTGTTCAACCCGGTAGCCGATCGAACCCGTCTCGCGCTCGCCAACCAGCCAACGATAACGGCCGCTACGCCACGGAGCGAACGCCCCGTCACGTTCTAACACCCCAAGGTCGAGCGCGTGGCAATCCTCGATCGTGGTTTTTTTGTCATGGCCGAACCAACGTCCGCTCGCATAGCCACCCATTTTCCGCGCTCCACGTTTTTCCTAAATCATCACGGGTTTGCGCACCGTTGCCAGCCGCGGCCACGGCCTTAAAGCCATGCTGCTAAACCAGATAGCCGGGTTCCGCGGCAATGTCCCGTTGCGCACCAAATAG
This sequence is a window from Pirellulales bacterium. Protein-coding genes within it:
- a CDS encoding serine/threonine protein kinase, which gives rise to MSSDAGFDRTLTQSDEDLRRARERSLHPTRPPLQVPGYRAERFLGAGAYGQVWVAVDTNTGRRVAIKFYLHRGGLDWAVLTREVERLALLFADRYVVQLIEVGWDSDPPYFVMEYLDRGSLADRLNAGPLPMHDAVDLFRDVAIGLVHAHGKGILHCDLKPANVLLDQDGHPRLADFGQSRLSTEQSPSLGTLFYMAPEQADLKAVPDARWDVYALGALLYAMLTGNAPHRSDKALAYIQQAEGLEEQLSRYRQFIEQAPRLKLHRHLSGVDRALTEIVHRCLAVDPHRRFANPQAVIDALHSRNARRSRRPLLVLGLVGPFVLLSIVSLFGYNVFETALDDSRDALTRRALEADRFAAQFVAETVARELDQRWRILERVASEDAFRTVFQAAAAGRDPTARRDLQELLERLDRDHVLADSDSWYVLDRRGMQLARSPIKENTLGGEYAFRDYFHGQGRDLPRNAQPGPLNAPHLSIVFTSEATHERTVALSVPIYDQPDDVDGRRVIGVLCHSVGLGHFAELRADERSGNNQLPVLIDSRKDEAGLRGAILEHPGLKPLREQDDRAAERLYLPPGTLADLERLRRLRREPHPDDPAEAVQTNELAWIDDYHDPLEGEADERWLAAIEPVEVLTRKRLGVRDTGWAVLVQERYEAAVAPVQQLRDQLLWRAKLATTVVAVVLAGLWGFVILVLNESPRLRWFDRLRRRTSLTPQSNTPSSTGLAGSSLSSASISPPTPSETARGEGKVADTAGHGTD